A region from the Dromaius novaehollandiae isolate bDroNov1 chromosome 28, bDroNov1.hap1, whole genome shotgun sequence genome encodes:
- the NEMP1 gene encoding nuclear envelope integral membrane protein 1, whose amino-acid sequence MKAAAGRRRRLLGTLLLLLLPPPPLGAAGAKESVIPLQEGRTCNQSASHRFCYTNTRVPQWHDIWTRMQIRINSSRMIRVIQVGSEEELKELEEFNVWNFLFSFLKEKLNDTCIDVDLYSNKTCLKVELLETGTTYCVILFRWFDPKLFLVFFLGLLLFFCGDMLSRSQLFYYSAGISFGLLASLLILIYMMSKVMPKKSPVYFLLVGGWSFSLYLLQLVFKNLQEICKSYWQYLLGYLLLMGFVSFGVCYRYGPLENERSINLLSWTLQLLGLLLMYSGIQIRSIALAVVVVAICAKNLDYPLQWAYAACRRVQSARLEPSPPRLLTEEEYRIQGEVETRRALEELRSYCSSPDFSAWTAVSRIQSPKRFADFVGGASHLTPNEVSVHEQEYGLGGVFLEDQLFEEDDDSFDGDHTSYSLSHNHLDAD is encoded by the exons ATGaaagcggcggcggggcggcggcggcggctcctggggacgctgttgctgctgctgctgccgccgccgccgctgggggCCGCag GTGCCAAGGAATCCGTCATACCACTCCAAGAGGGCCGTACGTGCAATCAGTCAGCTTCCCACCGTTTCTGTTACACTAACACGCGGGTCCCGCAATGGCACGACATATGGACCAGGATGCAG ATCCGGATCAACAGCAGCAGGATGATCCGAGTCATCCAGGTGGGCAGCGAGGAGGAGCTGAAGGAGCTGGAGGAGTTCAACGTGTGGaacttcctcttctccttcctgaaGGAGAAGCTGAACGACACCTGCATTGATGTGGATCTCTACAGCAACAAAACCTGCCTGAAAGTCGAGCTGCTGGAGACGGGCACCACGTACTGCGTCATCCTCTTCCGAT GGTTTGACCCTAAACTCTTCCTGGTTTTCTTCCTGGGCCTGTTGTTGTTCTTCTGTGGGGATATGCTGAGCAG GAGCCAGCTCTTCTACTACTCAGCTGGGATAAGTTTTGGCTTGCTGGCCTCGCTGCTCATCCTCATCTACATGATGTCCAAGGTCATGCCAAAG AAAAGTCCAGTTTACTTCCTGCTGGTAGGAGGCTGGTCCTTTTCCCTCTACCTCCTTCAGCTGGTTTTCAAGAACCTACAAGAGATCTGCAAGTCGTACTGGCAGTACCTCCTAG GCTATCTGCTGCTCATGGGCTTTGTGAGCTTTGGCGTGTGCTACAGATACGGCCCGCTGGAGAACGAGCGCAGCATCAACCTGCTTTCCTGGAccctgcagctcctgggcctgCTGCTGATGTACTCGGGCATCCAGATCCGCTCCATCGCCTTGGCCGTGGTGGTCGTTGCCATCTGCGCCAAGAACCTGGACTATCCCCTGCAGTGGGCCTACGCTGCCTGCAG gagagtgCAGAGCGCCAGGCTTGAGCCGAGCCCCCCTCgcctgctgacagaggaggagtACCGCATCCAGGGCGAGGTGGAGACGCGCAGGGCCCTTGAGGAGCTGCGAAGCTACTGCAGTAGCCCAGATTTCTCCGCCTGGACTGCGGTTTCCCGCATCCAGTCTCCCAAGAG GTTTGCTGACTTCGTGGGGGGCGCCTCTCACCTCACCCCAAATGAGGTCTCTGTCCACGAGCAGGAGTATGGCCTGGGTGGTGTCTTCCTCGAGGACCAGCTCTTTGAGGAGGATGACGACTCCTTCGATGGGGATCACACGAGCTACTCCCTGTCCCACAATCACCTGGATGCTGATTGA
- the NAB2 gene encoding NGFI-A-binding protein 2, with amino-acid sequence MALPRTLGELQLYRVLQRANLLGYYETFIQQGGDDVQQLCEAGEEEFLEIMALVGMATKPLHVRRLQKALREWASNPGLFSQPVPAVPVSSIPLFKLAEPSGRKALSNGHASPSEAAGKAAGTPPARSPAEPAEKLSPSAAPPWPGRSTPESEGGGDEEPAAPPFSPGGGGEPAPGAEPLEPELARTVAESVERLLQSCPRGGGGDAELRALMKLNKKLAKAVGHIFQMDDGDRQKEEEIRRHSAIYGRGEARRRDGKQLSLHELIINEAAAQFCLRDNSLLLRRVELFSLSRQVARESTYLSSLRGARALPEDGVAPAAKRLKQEAGEQSRAEPLPLALGAEPHAAPFRPGLDEDAGSLSGESLDGHAQGAGACPRLTPPPGAPELPLGLPPHGLWSRHILQQTLMDEGLRLARLVSHERAGRLSPCLPGKPPVPDLEDGLAERGPPAPPEPPRGTVKVEQETSRQ; translated from the exons ATGGCCCTGCCGCGCACGCTGGGGGAGCTGCAGCTGTACCGGGTGCTGCAGCGCGCCAACCTGCTGGGCTACTACGAGACCTTCATCCAGCAAGGCGGCGACGACGTGCAGCAGCTGTGCGAGGCGGGCGAGGAGGAGTTCCTGGAGATCATGGCGCTGGTGGGCATGGCCACCAAGCCCCTGCATGTCCGGCGCCTGCAGAAGGCCCTGCGCGAGTGGGCCTCCAACCCGGGGCTCTTCAGCCAGCCCGTGCCCGCCGTGCCCGTCAGCAGCATCCCACTCTTCAAGCTGGCCGAGCCCAGTGGGCGCAAGGCGCTCAGCAACGGGCACGCCAGCCCCAGCGAGGCGGCGGGCAAGGCGGCCGGGACGCCGccagcccgcagccccgccgagccCGCCGAGAAGCTGTCGCCGTCGGCGGCGCCGCCCTGGCCGGGCCGCAGCACCCCCGAGTCGGAGGGCGGCGGTGACGAGGAGCCGGCGGCCCCCCCGTTctcgccgggcggcggcggggagccggcacCGGGCGCGGAGCCGCTGGAGCCGGAGCTGGCGCGGACGGTGGCAGAGAGCGTGGAgcggctgctgcagagctgcccccgcggcggcggcggcgacgccgAGCTGCGGGCGCTCATGAAGCTCAACAAGAAGCTGGCCAAGGCGGTGGGGCACATCTTCCAGATGGACGATGGCGACCggcagaaggaggaggagatcCGCCGCCACAGCGCGATCTACGGCCGCGGCGAGGCCCGGCGCCGTGACGGCAAGCAGCTCAGCCTGCACGAG CTGATCATCAACGAGGCGGCCGCCCAGTTCTGCCTCCGCGACAactcgctgctgctgcggcgcGTCGAGCTCTTCTCGCTGTCGCGGCAGGTGGCCCGCGAGAGCACCTACCTGTCCTCGCTGCGGGGCGCCAG GGCCCTGCCCGAGGACGGCGTCGCCCCCGCGGCCAAGCGGCTCAAGCAGGAG GCGGGCGAGCAGAGCCGCGCAGAGCCGCTGCCGCTGGCCCTGGGCGCGGAGCCCCACGCGGCCCCGTTCCGCCCCGGCCTGGACGAGGACGCCGGCAGCCTCTCCGGGGAGAGCCTCGACGGCCACGCGCAGG GGGCGGGCGCCTGCCCCCGGCTgacgccgccgcccggggcccccgAGCTGCCGCTGGGGCTGCCGCCGCACGGGCTCTGGAGCCGCCACATCCTGCAGCAGACGCTGATGGACGAGGGGCTGCGCCTGGCCCGGCTGGTCTCGCACGAGCGCGCGGGGCGCCTCAGCCCCTGCCTGCCCGGGAAGCCGCCGGTACCAG ACCTGGAGGATGGGCTGGCCGAgcggggccccccggcccccccggagcccccccgtgGCACCGTCAAGGTGGAGCAGGAGACCAGCCGGCAATGa